Proteins co-encoded in one Halodesulfovibrio marinisediminis DSM 17456 genomic window:
- a CDS encoding metallophosphoesterase family protein: protein MRIVILSDIHANYEALISVLHDIARTFPDVSEIISLGDIVGYGPDPELCVKTVQEHGILSVAGNHELGVGRKKYRSCFNKQAAEVVDKTAQMLSEASLEYLRSLPLVLSRHGSLFVHGLPPRSAFQYVWELNKERVLLKFSRFSEQIAFMGHTHELGLIRCSDGEVEWSDLKEGKYSLDFISRYMVNAGAVGQPRDRDPRAKYLVWDTETHELIVRCVAYDPTETIAKMKERGLPERYAMRLLS, encoded by the coding sequence ATGCGAATCGTAATTCTGTCAGATATTCACGCAAATTATGAAGCCCTTATCAGTGTGCTGCATGATATTGCACGGACTTTTCCGGATGTTTCTGAAATAATTTCCCTTGGGGATATTGTGGGGTATGGGCCTGACCCTGAACTGTGCGTAAAAACTGTTCAGGAGCACGGTATACTTTCTGTTGCTGGAAACCATGAATTAGGTGTTGGGCGCAAGAAATACCGTTCCTGTTTTAATAAGCAAGCTGCTGAGGTAGTTGATAAGACAGCGCAAATGTTATCTGAAGCGTCACTTGAGTATCTGCGTTCGCTTCCTCTTGTGCTTTCTCGCCATGGCTCGTTGTTTGTCCATGGCCTGCCACCGCGTTCTGCATTCCAGTATGTTTGGGAATTGAATAAAGAAAGAGTTCTTCTAAAATTTTCGCGTTTTTCTGAACAGATTGCTTTTATGGGACACACGCATGAGCTTGGACTTATTCGTTGTTCGGATGGCGAAGTTGAGTGGAGTGATCTTAAAGAGGGAAAATATTCTCTAGATTTTATCAGTCGGTATATGGTGAACGCAGGTGCGGTGGGACAACCGCGAGATCGTGATCCACGTGCAAAGTATCTTGTGTGGGATACTGAGACCCACGAGCTTATTGTTCGGTGCGTTGCGTATGACCCCACAGAGACTATTGCCAAAATGAAAGAACGCGGACTGCCGGAACGATACGCCATGCGTTTGCTGTCATAG
- a CDS encoding DUF190 domain-containing protein, translated as MTECTNVERITCIVDEDKTHNGEPLYRAIVEKAQESGIAGATVTKGIMGFGAAKRLRRERPMGRSSDVPVTIQMIDEKEKLDTFSETLCDMIQQGIIVREPVAMCHIRCGDDIL; from the coding sequence ATGACAGAATGCACAAATGTTGAACGTATTACATGCATCGTTGATGAAGATAAAACCCACAATGGCGAACCATTATACCGCGCAATTGTTGAAAAAGCCCAGGAAAGCGGTATTGCCGGCGCGACTGTAACTAAAGGAATTATGGGATTCGGCGCAGCAAAGAGACTGCGTCGGGAACGCCCGATGGGCAGAAGTTCTGATGTTCCGGTAACTATCCAGATGATTGACGAAAAAGAAAAGCTCGATACTTTTTCAGAAACACTTTGCGACATGATTCAACAGGGCATCATTGTCCGCGAACCAGTAGCAATGTGCCACATTCGCTGTGGTGACGATATTCTCTAA
- a CDS encoding bifunctional nucleoside/nucleotide kinase/histidine phosphatase family protein, with translation MHKLYIGMVGLPARGKTTVAAKILDGLSKEGIRTQIFNNGDLRREILGAKSSEPQFYSPTNQTGKAAREEIAVLNMNRATEFLQGDGNVAILDATNVSRHRRLTIERMAVYPILWIECINNDEELVEASILRKTKLPEFSKLTEEEACMSFKERIQYYEHIYSPLVDEKMWVAIDSLHNRILNENVPSGVPFYPNIRDILVSDWVRNLYLARHGQTEYNVMDRIGGDSSLTELGHKQAKALGEYFKGQEINYVFTSMKRRSRQTAQYVVDNMPNCTVIPLLEFDEIDAGVCENLRYAEIKEQYPDIALERSEDKYGYVYPKGEGYITLKERVDRGLKKALFLSGNAERVLIVGHQAINRMILSHFLFRRQEDVPYILVPQNSLFHIISTQQKKLFELVKFMDVDLSN, from the coding sequence ATGCATAAGCTTTATATTGGTATGGTAGGTCTACCAGCTCGCGGTAAAACAACGGTTGCCGCAAAAATTCTTGATGGCCTCTCAAAAGAAGGTATTCGAACACAGATTTTCAATAACGGAGACCTGCGTCGTGAAATTCTAGGTGCCAAATCTTCAGAACCACAATTTTACAGCCCTACAAATCAGACAGGTAAAGCTGCGCGTGAAGAGATTGCCGTTCTCAATATGAACCGTGCTACGGAATTTTTGCAGGGCGACGGCAACGTCGCCATTCTGGATGCAACCAACGTCAGCCGTCATCGCCGTCTCACAATTGAACGCATGGCAGTCTATCCAATCCTCTGGATTGAATGCATCAATAACGATGAAGAGCTGGTCGAAGCATCTATCCTGCGCAAAACAAAGCTACCAGAATTCTCGAAACTTACAGAAGAAGAAGCCTGCATGAGCTTTAAAGAGCGCATCCAGTACTACGAGCATATCTACTCCCCGTTAGTAGATGAAAAAATGTGGGTAGCAATTGATTCCCTTCACAATCGTATTCTGAATGAAAACGTACCAAGCGGGGTGCCGTTCTATCCGAACATTCGAGATATTCTTGTTTCAGACTGGGTACGTAACCTCTATCTCGCACGCCATGGACAGACAGAATACAACGTGATGGACAGAATTGGGGGCGACTCCTCGCTGACAGAGCTTGGACACAAGCAAGCCAAAGCACTTGGTGAATATTTCAAGGGACAAGAAATTAACTACGTATTCACCAGCATGAAGCGACGCTCCAGACAGACCGCACAGTACGTGGTAGACAATATGCCAAACTGCACAGTCATTCCGCTTCTGGAATTCGATGAAATCGACGCAGGGGTATGTGAAAATTTACGATACGCTGAGATAAAAGAACAATACCCGGATATCGCCTTGGAACGTTCAGAAGATAAGTACGGTTATGTTTATCCAAAGGGCGAAGGATACATCACCTTAAAAGAACGTGTAGACAGAGGGTTGAAAAAAGCACTCTTCCTTTCTGGGAACGCGGAGCGTGTCCTTATTGTGGGACATCAGGCAATTAACCGCATGATTCTATCCCACTTCCTGTTTAGAAGACAGGAAGACGTCCCTTATATACTGGTTCCACAAAACTCGCTGTTTCACATCATCTCAACACAGCAGAAAAAACTTTTTGAGCTTGTGAAATTTATGGACGTAGATCTTAGCAACTAG
- the gnd gene encoding phosphogluconate dehydrogenase (NAD(+)-dependent, decarboxylating) has product MQVAMIGLGRMGMNMARRLLQGGHKVVVWNRSPDKVTAMVNEGAIGAESIKEAIQKLTCPRVVWCMLPAGNVTDMALKEILDTLVPDDMVIEGGNSYWKDDLEHAKAFYQKGCGYIDAGVSGGVWGLKVGYCTMVGGKDRHVRRAKPLFDTLAPPRGWKHVGPVGSGHFVKMVHNGIEYAMMEAIGEGFDLMHNGPFDKLDLGGIADLWGQGSVIRSWLLELLTTAYKRDPDLSSIKGYVDDSGEGRWTVLNSIEYGVSTPVLAQSLFKRFESRQGDVYSNKVLAALRKEFGGHPVKTK; this is encoded by the coding sequence ATGCAAGTAGCAATGATAGGTCTTGGTCGAATGGGAATGAATATGGCCCGCCGTCTTCTTCAAGGTGGCCATAAAGTTGTAGTTTGGAATCGCTCTCCTGATAAAGTTACCGCCATGGTCAACGAAGGTGCCATCGGAGCAGAATCAATTAAAGAAGCAATACAAAAACTTACATGTCCGCGTGTTGTATGGTGCATGCTGCCCGCGGGAAACGTCACCGACATGGCCTTAAAAGAAATTTTAGATACGCTTGTTCCTGATGATATGGTTATCGAAGGCGGCAACTCCTACTGGAAAGACGACTTGGAACATGCAAAAGCATTTTACCAAAAAGGCTGCGGTTACATAGATGCCGGCGTTTCCGGAGGAGTATGGGGATTAAAAGTAGGATATTGCACCATGGTAGGCGGAAAAGATCGTCACGTGCGTCGTGCAAAACCACTTTTTGACACACTGGCTCCACCACGTGGCTGGAAACACGTTGGTCCTGTCGGCTCAGGTCATTTTGTCAAAATGGTGCACAACGGTATTGAGTACGCAATGATGGAAGCTATAGGCGAAGGTTTTGACCTGATGCACAATGGCCCCTTCGACAAGCTTGACCTAGGTGGCATTGCCGACTTGTGGGGACAAGGTAGCGTTATCCGTTCCTGGTTACTTGAGCTACTCACAACAGCCTACAAACGAGATCCTGACCTCTCCTCAATTAAAGGCTACGTTGATGATTCCGGCGAAGGACGCTGGACTGTACTCAACAGTATTGAATACGGGGTTTCCACCCCTGTGCTTGCTCAATCGCTCTTCAAACGTTTTGAATCGCGTCAGGGTGACGTATATTCAAATAAAGTTCTTGCAGCGTTACGCAAAGAGTTTGGCGGACATCCTGTAAAAACAAAATAG
- the zwf gene encoding glucose-6-phosphate dehydrogenase, translating into MPNIQATMTPSHTPCEELKPDGCGIIIFGASGDLVYRKLMPALFNLYVRQLMPEKFYILGFARTEMSDDDFRERARKALTDAHKNSEAHIIDSFLSHCRYTSGDYNNIEAYRQLQKKASICECDYTKKENKLFYLALPPQLHSTVVSRLSQSGLTVEGDKGNPWARVVFEKPFGHDLQSALDLDNHLCSMLNPSQIFRIDHYLGKETVQSILMLRFANIMFEPLWNEKFIDNIQITVAESVGVGHRGGYYEQAGCLRDMFQNHMLQMLSLVTMEPPTRFEAEYVQNERVKLLKAIRPWSERTLKDNIVRAQYTAGEINHEAVQDYRQEANIDPDSITESFVAMKLYIDNWRWQGVPIYLRSGKRMHMRESEIAVTFKRVPYSLFGFESQHEMPANILVMKIQPNEGVDLTIHTKQPGPKSCMASLSLSFKYSEVFDVAPQDAYERLLLDCMLGDRTLFLSSEGVEAAWTIIDPILNFWRNYPEKSPLQTYKAGSWGPKASDDLLLRNGHQWRNPPDEHGTHFKSLAKPLLVRR; encoded by the coding sequence ATGCCTAACATTCAAGCAACAATGACTCCATCCCACACGCCGTGCGAAGAATTGAAACCGGACGGCTGTGGGATAATCATTTTCGGTGCCTCGGGTGATCTTGTTTACAGAAAACTCATGCCTGCACTTTTTAATCTCTACGTACGTCAACTCATGCCTGAGAAATTCTACATACTGGGTTTTGCACGTACTGAAATGAGTGATGATGACTTCCGCGAGCGAGCACGTAAAGCGCTCACTGATGCGCATAAAAATAGCGAAGCGCACATCATTGATTCATTTCTGTCTCACTGCAGATATACATCTGGAGACTACAACAACATAGAAGCCTACAGACAATTGCAAAAGAAAGCTTCCATTTGTGAATGCGACTACACAAAAAAAGAAAACAAACTATTTTACCTCGCTCTTCCTCCACAACTACATTCTACTGTTGTAAGTCGCTTGTCACAATCGGGACTAACTGTGGAAGGAGACAAAGGTAATCCGTGGGCACGGGTCGTGTTCGAGAAGCCATTCGGTCATGACCTGCAGTCAGCACTTGATCTGGATAACCATCTTTGCTCCATGCTCAACCCGTCACAAATATTCCGCATTGACCACTATCTCGGCAAAGAAACAGTACAATCCATTTTAATGCTCCGCTTTGCAAACATCATGTTCGAACCTCTCTGGAACGAAAAATTCATTGATAACATCCAGATCACCGTAGCAGAATCCGTAGGCGTCGGACACAGAGGGGGCTATTATGAACAGGCAGGATGTTTGCGCGACATGTTCCAAAACCACATGTTACAGATGCTTTCGCTCGTCACTATGGAACCACCAACACGTTTTGAAGCTGAATACGTACAGAATGAGCGCGTAAAACTGTTAAAAGCAATACGTCCATGGTCAGAACGTACGTTGAAGGACAACATTGTCCGCGCTCAGTACACAGCGGGAGAAATTAACCACGAAGCCGTTCAAGATTATCGTCAGGAAGCCAATATTGATCCTGATTCCATCACTGAATCCTTTGTGGCCATGAAACTATACATCGACAACTGGCGCTGGCAGGGAGTGCCCATTTATCTTCGCTCCGGCAAGCGGATGCATATGCGTGAATCAGAAATTGCAGTCACATTCAAACGGGTTCCATATTCCCTGTTCGGATTTGAATCACAACACGAGATGCCGGCAAACATCCTGGTCATGAAGATCCAGCCAAATGAAGGTGTAGATCTCACAATACATACTAAACAGCCGGGACCGAAATCCTGCATGGCGAGCTTGTCGCTCTCATTCAAGTATTCAGAAGTGTTCGACGTCGCTCCACAGGATGCCTACGAACGGCTGCTGCTCGACTGCATGCTTGGCGACAGAACACTCTTCCTTTCCAGTGAAGGCGTTGAAGCTGCGTGGACTATTATCGACCCTATCCTCAACTTCTGGCGCAATTATCCAGAAAAATCTCCGCTGCAAACATACAAGGCAGGCTCATGGGGGCCAAAAGCATCGGACGACCTACTACTTCGAAATGGACATCAATGGCGCAACCCACCTGATGAACATGGAACACACTTTAAGAGTCTAGCCAAACCGCTCTTAGTAAGGCGTTAG
- a CDS encoding YkgJ family cysteine cluster protein — protein sequence MGQEIQKECTRCGTCCAKGGPALHKADLELYEKGVFQRKDLMTFRRGELVRDNVTGQLVPLQQELVKITRRNESTWTCCFFNVVDRLCFIYNDRPEECRTLDCWNPDALQEMYEENRVTRFDILGDNNGYAELVRTHEEKCGYEYLGTIYERMKEDPSAKEDFLEAVRFDMAFRKVVQEKAGIPAAEMEFLFGRTLGETVHMFGLRIVETEHGPELETITEKKAS from the coding sequence ATGGGTCAGGAAATACAGAAAGAATGTACCCGTTGCGGTACATGTTGTGCCAAGGGCGGCCCTGCTCTGCACAAAGCTGATCTGGAGCTTTACGAAAAAGGGGTTTTTCAGCGTAAGGACCTCATGACGTTCCGTCGTGGTGAGTTGGTACGTGACAACGTTACTGGTCAGCTTGTGCCGCTTCAGCAGGAACTCGTTAAAATTACCCGCCGTAACGAAAGCACATGGACTTGCTGCTTTTTTAACGTGGTAGACCGTCTTTGTTTCATCTATAACGACCGTCCGGAAGAATGTAGAACTCTGGACTGTTGGAATCCTGATGCACTTCAGGAAATGTACGAAGAAAACCGCGTTACTCGTTTCGATATTCTCGGCGATAATAACGGCTATGCTGAACTTGTTCGTACACATGAAGAAAAATGTGGCTACGAATACCTTGGAACAATTTACGAGCGTATGAAAGAAGATCCTTCTGCAAAAGAAGATTTTTTGGAAGCTGTACGTTTCGACATGGCGTTCCGTAAGGTCGTTCAGGAAAAAGCGGGGATTCCGGCAGCAGAAATGGAATTTCTTTTTGGCCGTACCCTTGGGGAAACCGTGCATATGTTTGGTCTGCGTATTGTGGAAACCGAGCACGGTCCTGAGCTTGAGACTATTACCGAGAAAAAAGCTAGCTAG
- the mutL gene encoding DNA mismatch repair endonuclease MutL — translation MTQKTETRRHIQVLPSDLRNQIAAGEVVERPASVVKELVENSIDAGATHVDITIEEGGQTLILVRDNGHGIPQNELEMAVTRHATSKVSSLEELMSIGSYGFRGEALPSIASVSTFTITSAPVPEVPNSPSDAFFIKVEHGNIVSQGPAALHQGTVVEIRDLFANIPARLKFLKTKNTETKRCQDMLSRLALARPDVGFTFTNNGREVWRFPKNQTLRDRLATLWPPAITESLIPLEYNRESYTVRGLTGHPQKAQPRADRMLFWVNGRSVNDRLLMRAVRDGYKGRLLSKEYPQIALFLEMQPELVDANVHPAKNEVRFQDENSVYLAVRKGVENALDELTVLEQVEAGTDPFSPSKQAPAATQASLDFTSPPPKPAGFWGAADDHSVINSKPSTEPAGHETEIVRTTHNTTAETLATVENTDDVTIEFTPSTTHPAEAFSPVLELEEPPAAITKQADLSIVPPTQAYAEEVQSAGVAATSTADYYESQEYSEPKMDNQSVTIGDLTYLGQLADTYLIIRQQNQKLVLLDQHAVHERILFERIKRDASQGYSQLLALPISLTLHPSETHRLQEMWGDLEKIGFSLATSGETEVRVKGIPNALETAEAKEFLREILSGQISSMEDMWAMMSCKSAIKAGQKLTSDEAAGLIAQWLTTPDRTYCPHGRPAVLQFTIDDLEKMFKRKG, via the coding sequence ATGACACAAAAAACTGAAACCAGACGCCATATCCAAGTACTGCCATCCGACCTTCGTAACCAGATCGCTGCTGGTGAAGTGGTAGAACGCCCAGCTTCTGTTGTGAAAGAACTCGTTGAAAACAGCATTGATGCTGGAGCCACACACGTAGACATAACAATAGAGGAAGGTGGACAGACTCTTATTCTGGTGCGCGATAATGGCCACGGCATTCCTCAGAATGAACTGGAAATGGCCGTCACACGCCATGCCACAAGCAAGGTCTCAAGTCTGGAAGAATTGATGAGCATTGGCAGCTACGGTTTCCGTGGTGAGGCACTACCGTCAATCGCCTCTGTCTCTACATTTACCATAACCTCTGCACCAGTACCTGAAGTTCCTAATAGTCCGTCAGACGCCTTTTTCATTAAAGTAGAACACGGCAATATTGTCAGTCAGGGACCTGCGGCGCTGCATCAAGGAACGGTTGTTGAAATTCGTGACCTGTTTGCTAACATTCCGGCACGACTCAAATTTTTAAAAACCAAAAATACAGAAACTAAGCGATGTCAGGATATGCTTTCGCGCCTTGCACTTGCACGCCCTGATGTCGGATTCACATTTACCAATAACGGACGAGAAGTGTGGCGTTTTCCTAAAAACCAAACTCTTCGAGACCGACTCGCTACCCTTTGGCCTCCAGCTATTACGGAATCACTGATTCCTCTGGAATACAACCGCGAAAGCTATACCGTGCGAGGCCTTACAGGTCACCCGCAAAAAGCACAGCCACGTGCAGACCGTATGCTTTTCTGGGTAAACGGCCGCTCAGTGAATGACAGACTCCTCATGCGTGCAGTGCGCGACGGATACAAAGGACGTCTGCTCAGCAAAGAATATCCGCAGATTGCGTTGTTTCTTGAAATGCAACCGGAACTCGTAGATGCCAACGTGCACCCTGCTAAAAACGAAGTCCGCTTTCAGGATGAAAACAGTGTCTATCTTGCTGTACGTAAAGGTGTTGAAAACGCTCTGGATGAACTCACCGTACTTGAACAGGTTGAAGCAGGAACCGATCCTTTTTCGCCTTCCAAACAGGCTCCAGCTGCTACACAGGCATCCTTAGATTTCACTTCACCGCCACCAAAGCCAGCTGGCTTCTGGGGTGCAGCAGATGATCACAGTGTGATAAACAGCAAGCCAAGTACTGAACCTGCTGGACACGAAACAGAAATTGTACGCACAACGCACAACACCACTGCTGAAACCTTAGCCACGGTAGAAAACACCGATGATGTGACCATTGAATTCACTCCATCCACAACGCATCCGGCAGAAGCATTTTCTCCTGTTCTCGAACTTGAAGAGCCACCAGCTGCTATTACTAAACAAGCAGACCTTTCCATTGTACCTCCAACTCAGGCATATGCAGAAGAAGTACAGTCCGCAGGGGTGGCAGCCACTTCGACAGCAGACTACTACGAATCACAGGAATATTCCGAACCAAAAATGGATAATCAGAGTGTCACTATCGGTGACCTAACCTATCTGGGGCAACTGGCAGATACTTATCTGATTATCCGTCAACAAAATCAAAAACTCGTACTACTGGATCAGCATGCGGTGCACGAACGAATTTTATTTGAACGCATCAAACGCGATGCATCGCAAGGATACTCCCAACTATTAGCATTGCCTATCAGCCTTACGCTTCATCCTTCTGAAACACACAGGCTACAGGAAATGTGGGGTGATCTGGAGAAAATCGGCTTCTCTCTGGCAACATCCGGAGAAACTGAAGTCCGTGTGAAGGGTATTCCAAATGCACTTGAAACAGCGGAAGCAAAAGAATTTCTACGGGAAATTCTCTCAGGTCAAATAAGCTCAATGGAAGACATGTGGGCTATGATGTCCTGCAAAAGTGCTATCAAAGCCGGACAAAAGCTCACCTCAGACGAAGCAGCCGGCCTTATTGCCCAATGGCTTACCACACCGGACAGAACCTACTGCCCGCATGGTCGTCCTGCTGTATTGCAGTTCACCATTGATGATCTCGAGAAGATGTTCAAACGTAAAGGGTAA
- the rfaD gene encoding ADP-glyceromanno-heptose 6-epimerase, with protein MYIVTGGAGMIGSAMVWKLNEMGITDIIVVDNLGCTEKWKNLVNRTYEEYIHRDTFLEMVMTDQIPWEIDAIIHMGACSSTTEKDADFLMENNLQYTKAMCELALMNDARFINASSAATYGDGQFGFEDSLETMHKLKPLNMYGYSKQLFDLWAERTGRLDKIASLKFFNVYGPNEYHKGNMMSVVCKAFSQIGETQEMKLFKSYHPDYPHGGQKRDFVYVKDCVEAMWWLLENPQANGLFNIGTGTARTWNALARSVFAAMDIEPEISYIEMPEILRGKYQYFTEAPMKRLQDAGCPVKFRSLEEGAKDYVQNYLAQDDPYL; from the coding sequence ATGTACATTGTTACTGGTGGCGCCGGAATGATTGGCAGCGCTATGGTCTGGAAGCTCAACGAAATGGGCATCACAGATATTATCGTAGTGGACAACCTCGGTTGTACCGAGAAGTGGAAGAACCTTGTTAACCGTACTTATGAAGAATATATCCATCGTGATACTTTTCTTGAAATGGTGATGACTGATCAGATTCCTTGGGAAATTGATGCAATCATCCATATGGGTGCGTGTTCTTCTACCACAGAAAAAGATGCAGATTTCCTTATGGAAAACAACCTGCAGTACACTAAAGCAATGTGTGAACTTGCGCTTATGAATGACGCACGTTTCATTAACGCTAGTTCTGCTGCAACTTACGGTGACGGTCAGTTTGGTTTTGAGGATTCTCTTGAAACCATGCATAAGCTGAAGCCACTGAACATGTACGGATACTCCAAACAGCTTTTTGATCTCTGGGCAGAACGTACCGGACGCCTCGATAAAATTGCGTCCCTTAAATTCTTCAACGTGTACGGTCCGAACGAATACCATAAAGGCAACATGATGAGTGTTGTTTGTAAGGCATTCTCCCAGATTGGTGAGACACAGGAGATGAAGCTCTTTAAGTCTTATCATCCAGATTACCCGCACGGCGGTCAAAAGCGTGACTTTGTGTACGTAAAAGACTGTGTAGAAGCTATGTGGTGGCTCCTTGAGAACCCGCAGGCAAACGGCCTCTTCAACATCGGTACCGGCACAGCACGTACTTGGAATGCTCTCGCACGATCAGTATTTGCTGCAATGGATATTGAGCCAGAGATCAGCTACATTGAAATGCCGGAAATTTTGCGTGGTAAATACCAGTACTTTACAGAAGCACCAATGAAACGTCTTCAGGATGCCGGTTGTCCTGTGAAATTCCGTTCTCTTGAAGAGGGTGCGAAAGATTACGTGCAGAACTACCTTGCTCAGGACGATCCATACCTTTAA
- a CDS encoding protein kinase domain-containing protein: protein MKIGRYTVCGLLGRGGMGAVFKARQPITGRIVALKVLKPSEMMEFLVDQEELVERFEAEARIMGKLDHPNIAAIWDYDVADGTPFFVMEYFCRNLGMVIGESYRVEAPTRKLPLTTAVSYASQTLDALYRMHQAGIVHRDVKPFNLMITGLDEIKLIDFGLSRLRGEMKPTSAAKGERVGSPYYAAPEQEAAPDSVDGRSDIFSVGVMLYRMLTGVLPTDEALYTNNMAPRASQYSLDLNSEWDAFFDTAMAVDPEQRFSTAKEMRIALDVLVEKWRERVDNECRFIDEFAEIPPCPTDTPVMRTEGVKVRLANAQQAFGLDSLWRPDCVGMADLVDNEDGTVTDAATGKMWQQSGSEFACTWDEAHAYIASLNEKKFAGFNNWRLPTVDELSSLVQEPPELGAFCVPQLLDSAQDTLWTCDTKSYMAAWFVSASMGFVGWQDMTCQFAVRAVRG, encoded by the coding sequence ATGAAAATTGGACGTTATACTGTGTGCGGCCTGCTTGGCAGAGGCGGAATGGGGGCTGTGTTCAAAGCCCGTCAGCCGATAACTGGGCGCATTGTTGCTTTGAAAGTACTTAAGCCATCAGAGATGATGGAGTTTCTTGTTGATCAGGAAGAACTTGTTGAGCGTTTTGAAGCAGAAGCCCGCATTATGGGAAAACTCGATCATCCTAATATCGCTGCTATATGGGATTATGATGTAGCCGACGGCACGCCGTTTTTTGTTATGGAATATTTTTGCCGTAATCTTGGTATGGTAATCGGTGAAAGTTATCGAGTGGAGGCGCCAACGCGTAAACTTCCGCTTACCACCGCTGTGTCCTATGCGTCACAGACTCTTGATGCGCTCTACCGGATGCATCAGGCAGGGATTGTGCACAGGGATGTGAAGCCGTTTAACCTGATGATTACAGGACTTGATGAAATCAAGCTTATTGATTTTGGTCTGTCGCGGCTTCGCGGCGAGATGAAGCCTACGTCTGCCGCAAAGGGAGAACGTGTAGGCTCCCCGTACTATGCCGCTCCGGAGCAGGAGGCAGCGCCGGACAGTGTAGATGGAAGATCAGATATTTTTTCTGTAGGAGTTATGCTGTACCGAATGCTTACAGGGGTGTTGCCTACAGACGAAGCACTGTATACAAACAATATGGCTCCGCGTGCCAGCCAGTATTCTCTTGATTTGAATAGCGAGTGGGATGCTTTTTTTGATACAGCTATGGCGGTTGACCCGGAACAGCGTTTTTCTACTGCTAAAGAAATGCGTATTGCGCTTGATGTGTTGGTGGAAAAATGGCGTGAACGGGTTGATAATGAATGCCGGTTTATTGATGAGTTTGCGGAAATACCGCCGTGCCCGACAGATACCCCTGTTATGCGTACAGAGGGTGTTAAAGTACGTCTTGCTAATGCGCAGCAGGCCTTCGGGCTAGACTCATTATGGCGTCCTGATTGCGTAGGAATGGCAGACCTTGTTGATAATGAGGATGGAACCGTTACGGATGCTGCAACTGGAAAAATGTGGCAGCAGTCCGGTAGTGAATTTGCGTGTACATGGGATGAAGCCCATGCGTACATTGCATCATTGAATGAGAAAAAATTTGCTGGCTTCAATAATTGGCGGTTGCCGACTGTTGATGAGCTTTCGTCACTAGTGCAGGAACCACCGGAGCTTGGAGCGTTTTGTGTGCCGCAGCTTCTTGACAGTGCCCAGGATACACTCTGGACGTGCGACACAAAGTCGTATATGGCGGCATGGTTTGTGAGTGCATCAATGGGCTTTGTAGGCTGGCAGGATATGACGTGTCAGTTTGCTGTCAGAGCGGTGCGCGGGTAG